ACAGACTTAGGGGATGCAAGTAAGGGAAAATTCACGCTTTTCAAACGCGCGAAAGGGGTCTTTCGAGCGTTCCCTTTTTAGTTCAACCACCAACCTACAGGAGTTCTCATGATATTCGCAGTGTTCATTCCGCCCATTTACTTCCTCCTCAACAAACGAATCGGGATGTTTTTGCTTACGAGCGTGATGTTTGTCTTTGCGCTCGGTTTTGCCATGACAGGGATTCTTCTTCCTGTATCCATCATCATGTGGATTGTTGCCATATTCCTAGCCGCTCGTGACCTGGGACGAAGGAAAAGGACTGAGATAATGACGCAAAATGCCGAACTCATCGCAACCAAGATGGCGGAGAAAATGCCGAAGCAATAAATCACTAGCCCCTCTTCCTAAAACCATACATGAAAATCACACACTCTCTTTTCCTTTGCCTCGTTCTCATTGCGCTCGCCGGATGCGCGACCCAGGTTGGCACAACTACATTTCCCGAGCCAACTGCGGGATTTACGCCAAAAGACACTTATGCGATTCCCTACGACAAAGTGTGGGATGCAAGCGTAAACGCCCTCGACAAAAATCGCATTGCCACGACGAGCATGGAAAAGGCGTCGGGAACCATTGGAACCGATTATATTGAGGGGCCGAGCGCCCTCATCGCCGGTGGATTTGTTGGAGCGCAGAGCACGCGATATAAATTCAATCTTGCTTTACGTAATCAGTCTAATGGCAGCGTCCGACTCAACATTCTCTGCAAAATTGAGAGCACGATCAAGGGTGGCTCCGGCGCGAGCCAATGGACGGATGTGACTTCGCAGAACCGCGAGCGGGCAACGAAACTGGAAACTTGGCTTTACGAAGAGGTCGAAAAAGGGCTGTAAAAAATTCCGGACACCATCGTGTCCGTTAAACGGGTATTTGTAGCGTCGTGGCGATATGGATCGAATTCTGGAAGGAGAGCCGTCCTTTTTGGAGAAACAAACAGTGGACTTTATTTAAAGCCGTTTTAATATTCGGCGCCGGTTCGTATTTAGAAGGAATGATATGAAGATTGGAAATTGGATAAAGGGGTGTTTTTTAATTTTGCTCTGTCTCACGCAAGGTCGGATTCTTGCTCAATCAAATCCGCCGACTCCTCCCATGCCACCGCCAGGCCGAGTGCTGGACGCGTGGGAATTTCAAACCACCAATTGGGTTAGTTTCTTTCGCGATGAGCCGCTCTCCTTTTCCAATCTTTCTCTCACAGCCGATTGGGCCGGAAACGGCCTTCTTCTGGATTCCTCAAATTCCGCGTATCTCAACTACGCAATCGTGGCAACAAATGGGTGGACAAATATTTCCTTGCTCAACGGTTCTCTTGAATTGTGGTTTTCAGGAGACTGGAATTCGAGCGACGGCATCGGCAATTGGGGCACCTTACTCGAAGCTGGAACTTGGAACACCAACGCGACCCTGAGAACCGGAGCATGGGGTATATATCTTTCGCCGGACGGATCGAATATTTACTTTTCGTCCCAAACCACAAATTCCGGCACCAATTATTTAAACGCCCCGATCTCTTGGAATGCCGGCGATTGGCACTATTTGACCGTCACATATTCTCCTACGAACTCCGCCTTATATTTAGAAGGCACCCTCGTCTCCAGTGGAGCGGGAGTTGCTACGAACTTATCGGTCGGAAGCAACTCTTTTTCAATCGGAAGCGACGGAAACGGCACTGGCCTCCTCCAAGCACGAGGAGTTTTCAACAACCTTATCACCTATAATTATCAGCTTGATCCTGAGACGATCTCCAACAACTACGCCTACGATTCACAGAGTGTTTATCCTTTGCCGTCGAGCGGCGGCGGCTTTCATCATGACTCAACCGGACCACCGCCCATCCCTGGTGGTGGAAGCAACTCATTAGACGATTTAGACCCCGGCCCTGGATTTTCTTCGCGGGTTTATGGAACAAATGATTTTTATCTCCAAGCGCTTCCTTTGGGAACGAATTCTTTCAATAATAACACAAATGATATAACCGTATTGCTTCATGGAACCCTCTCTGCTGTCGCTTACGAAATTTGGAGCACAACGAATTTGCAGGCAGGAATGACTGATTGGGTCTTGGAGACAAATGTCATCGGGTTCCCCAATACAAATGTAACGGTGGCGATCATTCCGATGGGAAATAGGCCTACATTGTATTTCAAAGCCGTTTCGTTTTTGGATACGGATCAAGGCGGATTGCCTGATTGGTGGCAGCTAAAATATTTCGGCCGTTTAGGCGTTGACCCTTACGCCGATCCCGACGGTGATGGGTGGAATAATCTGCAAGAATACGTAAACGGCAGCAATCCTAATTCGCCTGATGGTCCGCCTCCGCCGCAAAATGCTTTTGAGGAACTCGATCCGAGCGGGACAAATGTCATCATTTCTTGGGCCGGAAGTCCGGGGCCGATTACGGGCTATGACATAAATAGTTTAGGATATGGCGATCTTGGTTCCGTGAGTTCACTGACATTCACCAATTCTGACTTATATGCCTCCTATGATATTCCCGTCGGATACACTATTTCCGCAACTTCCTCTTATGGATCATCAATAGGTTCAGTCGTTGTCGCGGACAATTATTTGTGGAAGCAAATCAATCTCATCCGAGGGCCTCAAGGGCAACTGTATCTCACCATAATCAGCCCGGCGACCAATCTCGCTACGGTTCGTATTTTCGGATATGCGGACGGACAAAGCACATTCGACGCTACCTTTCCTTCTTTTGACGTTCCGATAACCGCCTTCACAAACGGAATTGCCGCACTGCCGACAAATAGCACTGACATTGCATTTGCTTATACTGCCGTATATGCTCGTGGAATCAGTAGCACCGGAGATTATAGCAATCCATCATTTTTTTATCTTGATAGCTCTTCTTGGTTGGCAGAAACCGGCACAACGTCGCATAGTGACTTTCCGAACGCCTCTACGGAGATGAAGCAAAACATCCAATTTTTATTGAGGGCGGCTACTGTAGGTAGTGCATTTAATTGCGATACAGGGAACGCAGATTTTGTTAATCGTCAAATCAGTTATTCACCTTACTTCACGAGCAGCGCAAATGACTACGTTTATTCCGGATTTAGGAATTATACGGTTTATGATGCAATGCTGCCGGCCGAACAGAATTTCATATTCAATAATTTTGTATATAATTCTTCGTTTGGAAAGGGCATATATTATCCGCCTGCTGGCGATTTTGATGACAGCTTAATCGGATGGGGCGGCACCGGAGTGTCCTTTTTAGACACAACGACCGAAACGAATCACATTGCTTTCGATCCGCCCTTTCTTTTCAGTGGATACACAAATCCGATCCAATCAGCGCTCGGGATTAATAGCTCTCCGTATAATATTTTCGACCGCGACTTGGTCATCACGAACGATGTAACGGGCGGATTTGCGGATGTTGGGATCACGCCGCATCTGAACGGGACTTTGCAGATGTCGAGCGGGGTGCGTAACATTTATGGGTTGACGATCAATAGCATTTTAGTCCTAAACAGCAATCGGTCGGTTACTCTTTCTGCCGGTTCGGAAATAGGCCCACTCGATACGAATCAACCGTCTTGTTTGTTCCTGAACGCAGCGATTCCAAGTCTTGAAACCGTAAGCTATTATTTCAATCAAAGTGAAAACATTGGCAGCAATCCGGGAGAGGGCAGTTTTTCAAATGCTTCGGAAACCCAATTGTTTATGTTAGGCTGCGGACAATCAATGTTGGTGGCGGGGTGGGCAAAGCAGGCCGTCACGAACGGCTATTCCGGCGTGTATGCTTATTTACAGCAGTATTTCGACAAAGCTTATGTGGCAGATACTAATGGTGTCGCTACTTCTACTCAGACTGGCATTTTGTCTCCCTTTGGCGATTTTTACGCTACTCAACCGGGACCTGCGGCGCTTGTGACATTACCAGACAGTGACACCGGGCAACGAGGAACGAATATAATCCATGTGGTCAAATTACAATTCGATGTGAACCATGACGGGCAAATGGATTTATCTCTGACAGGGCCAGACAATACGTCGCCCGATCACCCTTACGTTTTTTGGGTCAACAATAATTACGACAGATTTAAACTTGATAAGGACGATGACGCATATTATCAGGACGATCTTGATCCTGTGGACATAAATGCGTTGCCGGTTCAACAGCGGGTTCCTGATTTTGCATATTCCACGAATGGATTGCCTTCGATACCGTGCACACGAGACCTCGAAGATTACGCGCGACTATGGATTCCTGGTTTGACCTCGCTTTTACAAGCAGCCTCCACTAATTACACGATTCGCTTGAGTGGCTACGGAATAAGGATTTATTCAGCGGTAGAAAGCGACGGAGGAACAAATTATTTGAGCGACAGCACCACCGCTAATGCTCAAGTCTCGGACTCGTCCTCATTGTATCTTGGCACGCTTGATGGCTCATCCCATATTATTTTAAGTGGACGAACGAATTTAACTGAGCACTTTATTTTCTGCGGCATCGGAGCAACGACCAGCTATGTGGTGTTGGAAGCCGTTGATGGAAACGGGAATGTAATTGGTCAGGCCACGGCATATATCCAACTGGTGGATATCAAAAACTTGTATGAACGATGGACAGTGGGAGAACGTGCTCAATTCCCGCCGACCAACATTGTTCAATGTTCAGTTGACGATCTGCCTCCTGGTCAAAATGTCGGTTTCCAATATCCATACAATCCCGCTGTGGACACGAACAAGCCCTACATCCTTTACGTCCACGGTTGGAACATGACGACGTGGGATAAGGACCGCTTTGCTGAAACTGCCTTCAAGCGATTGTATTGGCAGGGATACCAAGGCAGATTTGGTGCGTTCCGCTGGCCGACAGGAAATGGGTTTATCGGGGCTGGTTCTCTCGCCACTAACCTCACGGAAAAAGACAATTACGACAGCAGCGAGTTCAACGCTTGGCAGTCTGCATCCGGTTTGACAAATCTTTTAACCTCCTTAAATGGGAAATATCCTAGCCGCGTATATCTTCTGGCTCACAGCATGGGCAATATCGTGGCGAGCGAGGCGTTGCGACTGTCCGGCGGACAAGTGGTCAATACTTACGTTGCGAGCCAAGGGGCGATTTCGGCGCACACCTACGATACGAATGCTGCCATTTACTCATTTTCTTATCCTCCTTTTTCGTCTTCACCCGACACGCCCAATATTTACGGGAATTGGTTTGCTGGACTCAATGGCAGCGGAGCAGGGCGTATCATCAATTTTTACAACACTAATGATTATGCTCTGGCGCGCCCCCATTGGCAGCTTAATCAGTTATTTAAGCCAGACCAAGACGTGCTTGAAGGCACTACGAACTGGTATTACGGATATAGCGGAAGCATCGGTGACCCGCCGCCGTGGAATCATTTTTATAAGCAAACATTCACCGGGAGCACAGTGATCAGTTTCAACATTGTCGCGAGCCTGAATGATCTTTACGAAGTCACTGCTTATGCAGCGCAATCCTACACGACGGCGTTGGGCGCAACCTCCGTAAGCCATGTGGCTGCAAATGTTGATTTAACGACTCTTTG
The genomic region above belongs to Verrucomicrobiia bacterium and contains:
- a CDS encoding LamG-like jellyroll fold domain-containing protein, which encodes MKIGNWIKGCFLILLCLTQGRILAQSNPPTPPMPPPGRVLDAWEFQTTNWVSFFRDEPLSFSNLSLTADWAGNGLLLDSSNSAYLNYAIVATNGWTNISLLNGSLELWFSGDWNSSDGIGNWGTLLEAGTWNTNATLRTGAWGIYLSPDGSNIYFSSQTTNSGTNYLNAPISWNAGDWHYLTVTYSPTNSALYLEGTLVSSGAGVATNLSVGSNSFSIGSDGNGTGLLQARGVFNNLITYNYQLDPETISNNYAYDSQSVYPLPSSGGGFHHDSTGPPPIPGGGSNSLDDLDPGPGFSSRVYGTNDFYLQALPLGTNSFNNNTNDITVLLHGTLSAVAYEIWSTTNLQAGMTDWVLETNVIGFPNTNVTVAIIPMGNRPTLYFKAVSFLDTDQGGLPDWWQLKYFGRLGVDPYADPDGDGWNNLQEYVNGSNPNSPDGPPPPQNAFEELDPSGTNVIISWAGSPGPITGYDINSLGYGDLGSVSSLTFTNSDLYASYDIPVGYTISATSSYGSSIGSVVVADNYLWKQINLIRGPQGQLYLTIISPATNLATVRIFGYADGQSTFDATFPSFDVPITAFTNGIAALPTNSTDIAFAYTAVYARGISSTGDYSNPSFFYLDSSSWLAETGTTSHSDFPNASTEMKQNIQFLLRAATVGSAFNCDTGNADFVNRQISYSPYFTSSANDYVYSGFRNYTVYDAMLPAEQNFIFNNFVYNSSFGKGIYYPPAGDFDDSLIGWGGTGVSFLDTTTETNHIAFDPPFLFSGYTNPIQSALGINSSPYNIFDRDLVITNDVTGGFADVGITPHLNGTLQMSSGVRNIYGLTINSILVLNSNRSVTLSAGSEIGPLDTNQPSCLFLNAAIPSLETVSYYFNQSENIGSNPGEGSFSNASETQLFMLGCGQSMLVAGWAKQAVTNGYSGVYAYLQQYFDKAYVADTNGVATSTQTGILSPFGDFYATQPGPAALVTLPDSDTGQRGTNIIHVVKLQFDVNHDGQMDLSLTGPDNTSPDHPYVFWVNNNYDRFKLDKDDDAYYQDDLDPVDINALPVQQRVPDFAYSTNGLPSIPCTRDLEDYARLWIPGLTSLLQAASTNYTIRLSGYGIRIYSAVESDGGTNYLSDSTTANAQVSDSSSLYLGTLDGSSHIILSGRTNLTEHFIFCGIGATTSYVVLEAVDGNGNVIGQATAYIQLVDIKNLYERWTVGERAQFPPTNIVQCSVDDLPPGQNVGFQYPYNPAVDTNKPYILYVHGWNMTTWDKDRFAETAFKRLYWQGYQGRFGAFRWPTGNGFIGAGSLATNLTEKDNYDSSEFNAWQSASGLTNLLTSLNGKYPSRVYLLAHSMGNIVASEALRLSGGQVVNTYVASQGAISAHTYDTNAAIYSFSYPPFSSSPDTPNIYGNWFAGLNGSGAGRIINFYNTNDYALARPHWQLNQLFKPDQDVLEGTTNWYYGYSGSIGDPPPWNHFYKQTFTGSTVISFNIVASLNDLYEVTAYAAQSYTTALGATSVSHVAANVDLTTLWPSPDPLGNNYGSHFYHSAEFRGDAPPEWNYWHTLLTSPTTGFNISNP